caactcagatgtgtatgactttcttcttctgaacacaaatgatgattttttaaagaatatctcagctctgttggtccatacagtgcaagtgaatggtgaccagaacgaaTGACcagggacataaaggcagcataaaagtaatccatatgactccagtgattaaatccatatcttcagatacgatatgataggtgtgggtgagaaacagatgaatatttaagtcctttttttactatcagtctcttCATAGTTcatagaccttcaaagttctggtcaccattcacttgcattgtgaggaccaacagagccgaaatattatttttttaaaaaacgtgtttgtgttctgcagaagaaagaaagtcatacttatctaggatggcatgagggagagtaaatgatgagagaattttcatttttggttgaactaaccctttaacatgatttttagtgtgaaaaatcacatactaacattttctgtgtaaagttatacacaatattacaactttgttgccatgacaacataatgcctGTAAAAATGgggatttaagcaactttacagctcaagtattacacaagttttaacagaataatgtaAGAAAATGCTTTTATAAGATTATTAGTTTAACATTTcttcttttaaaccctccagaaattggccccattcacttccattgtaagtgcctaattgtaactttgatttttgccttttttaaagaagaggaacaagtcgaaattattttttgtggtaatcgacattatgccacaattgctgcgACTGAGCTGAACTTAtgttgaaccaggaatattcctctCGGTATGCCCCTTATTATCGGACACTTTCTTTCACAGTATAAATTAATTGAAGTACTGCACACCCCCATTTGGTGAACATGGTGACTTGAATTTATCTCACCTGAAGAATTGCTGACCTTTTATCAATGGTGATTTCTTTAGTAAGGAAATCTACCCCGATGGTGGGACGGTATAAATTAGTGAAACGATGTTCAACAAACCAGGTCATTAATGAAGATTTTCCCACACTgtttacacaaaaaataattgggAAAACAGTTTTATTGACCAAAGAGTGTTAACTGGTAAACtacagtaccagtcaaaagtttggaagaaGCTGACTGAGTTTGTTTCTTATGATctcaaaaatcttttgatctaaagaCTTGTGCTTAAATGCCTGAAACTAGTTTTAGATGATTTTAAATTGTGACTACTTGTGTATTTCAAGCCCATACAAATCTGAAactgagtttattattattattttatttttatgaatgagttggactagaaagtgaaggaaaagcagccaacaagtgcccagcTGTAATCAAGGCAAAATGTTGCTACTTTAAGAATCAAAATATAAGctagttttttatatatatatatatatatatatatatatatatatatatatatatatatatatggtcactTCATAATTCCTCAACTTCCATTTGAGTCATTTTATAGTTTCGATCACTTTgcaattattctaaaatgtgataaaaaaggaataataaaaaaatgagtaggtgtgtccaaacttatTTACCAGAGTATCTACAGTACACCAATCTACTTGAGTAACAGAACCAGATGCCTCAGCAATTTTGTCATTCTCTTTAGAAAAAAAGCAGACAGCTGGTGACAAAGTCTTTACCATCAGAAAGTAACATTGCTTTTAGTTTCTTTCTTTACTACCTCATTTACCATCTATATGTCTTTGTTTAGaattacacatactgtaaatgtctGTGAATGAAACACTTGTGGGTCACTGTAACCTGTAGCACATCAGAACAATATTAATCTTATTGCTCATTTTTGCAAAAGTGTTAGTCCTGGACTGTAATGGGAAATTAGCAAAGCAACTGTTGTTCATATTGCCTTTTTATGTtcacagtgcatccagaaagtattcacagcgcttcactttttccacattttgttgttacagccttattccaaaatggattaaattcattattttcctcaaaattctacaaacaataccccataatgacaatgtgaaagaagatTGTTTGAaacctttgcaaatttataaaataaataaataaataaaaaaaatcacatgtacataagtattcacagcctttgctcaatactttgttgaagcacctttggcaccaattacagcctcaagtctttttgagtatgatgctacaagcttggcacacctatttttgggcagtttctcccattcttctttgcaggacctctcaagctccatcaggttggatggggagtgtcggtgcacagccattttcagatctctcctgagatgttcaatcgggttcaagtctgggctctggctgggccactcaaggacattcacagagttgtcccggagccactcctttattttggctgtgtgcttaggatcgttgtcctcttggaagatgaaccttcaccccagtctgaggtccagagcgctctggagcaggttttcatcaaggatgtctctgtacattgctgcattcgtctttccctcgatcctgactagtctcccagttcctgccactgaagaacatccccacagcatgatgctgccaccaccatgcttcactgtagggatggtattagccaggcgatgagcggtgcctggtttcctccagacatgacgcttgccattcaggccaaagagttcaatctttgtttcatcagaccagagaattttgtttctcatggtctgagagtccttcaggtgccttttggcaaactccaggcgggctgtcatgtgccttttactgaggagtggcttctgtctggccactctaccatacaggcctgattggtggagtgttgcagagatggttgttcttctggaagtttctcctctctccacagagaaatgctggagctctgtcagagtgaccatcgggttcttggtcacctccctgactaaggcccttctccaccgatcgctcagtttggccaggcggccagctctaggaagagtcctggttgttccaaacttcttccatttatggatgatggaggccactgtgctcattgggaccttcagagctgcagaaattttttatacccttccccagatctgtgcctcaatacaatcctgtctcggaggtctacagacaattccttggacttcatggcttggtttgtgctctgacatgcactgttaactgtgggaccttacatagacaggtgtgtgcctttccaaatcatgtccaatcaactgaatttaccacaggtggactccaatcaagttgtagaaacatcaaggatgatcagtggaaacaggatgcacctgagctcaattttgagtgtcatggcaaaggctgtgaatacttacgtacatgtgatttttttttcgttttttatttttaataaatttgcaaagatttcaaacaaacttctttcatgttgtcattatggggtattgtttgtagaattgaggaaaataatgaatttaatccattttggaataaggctgtaacataacaaaatgtggaaaaagtgaagcgctgtgaatactttccggatgcactgtaaacccATGTGGGCCTACATGTGCAGTTGTGCACACTCATACATTGTTTTAATTGTAGATTTGGCATTTACAGGCTTTTATATGAGATGATAATAACCACTTTCTAAGGCAGAGAGACTCACCCAGAGTTCCCAATAAGAATCTCTTTCAAGTGTGGTGTGCTCCACTCAGTCATGATAATAACCAAAAGCTGTCTTCAATGAAAGGAGGTCATGAAGGAACTCATCTTAGCAAACACTTCCCCTTGCTGCATTTCAGACTTCACCACAGTCTGTAATGTCTTGTTAGTACCACTGATCCATAAAAAAGCATGGCAAAGTAGGTAATGGTTAACCACATTTACAGTGTAGGGTAAACAAATGCCTTGCTAAACTAAACAGGTGCAGTTGTGTCAGTGTTTTGGTGCAAGTTAACAAAACATTTTGGGAGTATATTGAATCCTGTACCATgatgtaatatttgaaaaaactttaGCATTGCTGCATTATGAATGACACTGTCAACAACAGTGAcaacagtttaaatattttgggtTAGAAACACAATTGGAGTGTGAATCCTTCCTTGATTCAATCCAAATTCTCATTGTTAGAAGACCTGGTGATGGTGTAAAAACATGCAAAACCTGAGTTTGATATTTGAGCTTAGAGTGCAAATGATATAGTGACTTTCAGGGGGATTGACTTTTTATATTATGGCAATGCAGATATTAGAGCCTGGCCCTTTAAGGATTTCTTACTCTTTCGGTGATTCCCTCCTTACACCTGTTAGTAATTGGTCATTAGGTGCAAGTATACAGTATTAAGCCCCAGCAAACTCAATGAGAGATCGGTGTGCCCAGAGTGAGTGCACCTTATCCTTTCAGTCCTGCGAGTTTAACTTTGgaacaaatgctagtgctgcttTCAATTGCTCTTTGCTTTCTGAGAGTTTATCAAAAGCATGAAGTACGGTAGTCAGTTTCAACCACTTCTCTTGCTTGGTGTTAAAACTTCCATTCTATCTTGTGGTGCTACTTTTGGGAATAGAAGGTGGTGATGTACCCTGCTGGTTGGCGGATGGCTGCTTCAACTCCAGTTTGGCCCTCGTAATATCGTGACGGTGACCTTGCTATTTTGCCTTCTATGGTGCTGATGCAAATGTCCCTTTCACTTATCCTTACCTGAACTATTTGAGTATTTGTTATTAATTTAAACGGcttgatttgtttttgtattgtttagtaATCGGGTGGCTTTATTTGCTGTTAGGTTTGTTTGTGATCCTTGATCTTTCGTatgattttcttgttttttttggaGTTTCCCTTGATGACTTGTGCTCCTTTTACATAGGTGATTGGGCCTTAGCTTCCTAGGCCAAGCTAGACTCTTCTGCATTGAAATTCCAGTGAATGCCCACATTATAATAGGTCATTCGTGAAGGTAAATGTACAGGTATTTAGTGATATTGAACTGACATTGGTTTATTGCCTTTTTTAATGTGTggggtgtttttatttatttatttatttatttattttttttttcctttcttagTTTGAGTGGTGTCACTGGTTGGAGAGACTATTCCCCTGGTGGTGGTTGCCTTTTCATTACACTGATCTTACTTttattgtggtgtgtgtgtgtgcgcgcggtGCTATTCTGCAGCATACCCTGGAAGTTTCTCTCCCTGGTATGCCTCTGATCTGTTTTTAGGAGTTATATTGGTGGTTTTATTCTTTTGGCCACTTCTACCTTTTTTAATGGAATTATCAAATAAGGATTGTGATTTTGAGTTTGTATATTTATGAATGTTATTTCCCCGTGTGTGTGTTAATATCTAAGAATCGAGTTGGAATTCTTGTCTGCTTATTGCACAAACAAACCTGAGTGACCTTTTGGGTTGAACCATTTCCCTGGGTGCAATTCCTTGGGTGGCGTAGTCAGGTGTTCCCAtcttgtatgacttactttcttctatagaacacaaactaagatttttagaagaatatctcagctctgtaggtccacacaatgcaagtgaatggtaaccagattTCAGatggtccaaaaaggacatagagGTAATCCAagtgacttcagtggttaaatcattgtcttcagaagcaatattataggttgggttagaaacagatcaatatttaagtctttttttaatactataaagctccacctttgaccacccccaaccagtaggtggcttgaagtgaaagtgtagctttacagaaaaaaaggGAACtaaatatattgatctgtttctcactcacctatcatattgcctctgaagacatgaatttaaccactatagtatggattacatttatgctgcctttatgccctCTTTGGACCTTCTgggatctggtcaccattcatttgcattatgaGGAGCAACAGAGCTGtgaggggtttttttttttttttttttagagagagagagagagagagagagagagagagagagagagagagagagagagagagagagagagagagagagagagagagagagagagagagagagagagagagagagatttgtacTTAAATATTTAGCGGTAATGGGAGTATTTATAATTTGTCTATATATATACCAACCCgttctcatgacaagtcataacaGTACGAGATTATGAATGTACAAGCCAAGTTATACCAAAATCGCACGATATTTACTCTGATAAacctgaaaagaaaaataaacgaaTTGACGAACAATGTTAATGCAATTTTTCCTACATTTTAACCCAGACGTACACCTAGCATAAAGTCTATAACCTTACCAAAACCcgaaacctaaccatgattttaagagAAAAATGtcttgtgtgtgacgtgttgggcactctggtttcattttgccccagactctggggcagtcatcgatgtgAGAAGTAGACACATAGAaagttgggttctgaccagtgtgatgatcgccaggcagattattttgaggggttggaggtcagatAGCATGCCCCCATTTCGAGAgaggtgcatggagatggggaggatggcggcttttgaggaggtgtcatttggaagatggggtaacttggatttgtttgttgggaaatggggcaaatatatggagtttttggagggctctcggggtggggcggtggagagagtagtatagttttaaatgtgtaggattatttttttttgtgtgtgtactcgtgtgaccacagggatgtttgttgggggtcagggcggggttggggattgggaggaggATGGGTGGTTATGGggtttaaatataatattattattattaaagattacgcagttcaatttgatggaattttgttatgtgATTCAAATGCGTAAacctgaaaatattttttttgtgtcaattttttttaatgtctagTCAGATTTTACAATTTGTGATCACTATAACCCAATTAGCCTTTTATCATTCCTTTTTcctcaaaaatacaaaataacgaGAGAAATTTTGGCAGACCATGTACATTAGAGGTCCTCACATGGGAGGGGTCTTTCTCTGTGTCAGTTAAGGGTGTGGAGGCCAAAAATGTGCGTTGTAACAGTGAATACGAACACCAGTTCTCCACAACTGAAACGTGGTTTCAACTAACATACCTCACTGAAAAACACAGCCAAACTTAGCTAGTACCTTTGAGTCACACTATTACTTAAGGGAGCTGTGGCTTTGAGGTCAGGTACACATCCTCTTCTTTGAAAGTTTTTGAAACGTGGATTGTTCTTGACATGTATTTGACCATGTCCCATGCATTGCTCTCTCTATGAAtaatattcaattaaaaataagccTTTTTTGTGGATGCAATAGGCAGCAGTGGAGAGAAGAGACATGCTGGGAAATTGTGCAGGTGAGATATCCTCTTTCAGTCTTACAGGGACCCATAGACAAGAAGCATTCTGTGtgttctcactcacacttatcttTGGGATAAGACCTTTGAAAAGAAATGATTTAGAGTCTTGAGGATGAAATAAGTAATTATTTGGGATGTAGCTAAATATTGCCAGTAGCACTGTGTATTCTTACATCCTCCTTCCTGTGAAATGTGTTCAGTCTgacattagaaataaaaaaagaataagctGTCCAGGCTGATGAAGGCAGcatgggcagagagagagagagagagggtgagcaGTAGAGGCAGTCCTCTGAGCTGTACCCGCATGAGTCGCTCAGCTGTCTGTGTGGGCCAGAGATAAGGGCTTGCTTTCATGGAAGTTTCTTTCCTTAGAACTGGTGCGCTGCCCCCCTATAACCCACATCTGCCCCCAACCTCTTGGCCTTTCTGCCTTGGCCCCCGCACCATCCTGACCAGTATAACAGTTCCCGTAGAGGTCTTGAGTCATTCACCAACTTCAACGTCTTGTGGAGCAGCACTGTGTATATAAATTCGGCACCTGTTTGAGGGCTTCCTGGTTGCACTTCTAATCAGTACATGAATGGATATTATTACACTAAGAGAGAACTGCACTGTCTGTGCTTCCTGCATAAAGTTCAAAATCGTGCAAAATGTACAGAATTATTTTTACTGACATTTAGCTGCAATTTTGGTTTATTAAATGTATGCAACTACTGGTGGTGGGGAAAAAAATCGTCCATTACAAATAGCGATGCGGACCAGTGTTGGGAGTACCTAAATAAAAGTagcaaccagtgttgggtaagttactagtaattaattactaactactaattacacggtagaagatgtaattagattactgtactaattactctgtctgaaaagtaattgcattactttttaCTTTCTAAACctttatcaacctcgaccagatgaaaatgcaaggatagacatgaaactgttcttttaattgtcaaataaatcatatcaaatcaaataaattattcatgaactggccaaagaatttaagaggGCTGCATTAATttagaaaacattttaacattgggCAATAGATTtggattttaaattcactattgttttatatagaattgttctatagtctataaagtatttaacacaattacatcagaagtaactgtaattaaattactgaaaaattaagtgtAATccctttttcaatgaaaaagtaacttacagtaattaattacttagtaatgcattacacccaacactggtagcAATGCTACTAGCTACATTTTCTGTAGCGTGACAGTAGTTCAGGTATATTTGCGCCTGTTTGTAACTTTTTCAGTAATgagctactttttccaacaagaAGCGATGTAGCATCGCAAAATGCTACacttttgtcacattgtattgtacTTGCAGTAAACCGAGACAGTGACCAAACacgtcagcctgatctcatgacaagtCTTAATAACAGTACAATATGGCGAAATCATACAAGTTGGCTTATATGTATTCCAATAGATTAAGAAGAAATCAACTAATGAATAAGGTTATTAGAATTTTTCCTGAGTTTAACCCCAAACTCAAACGTAACCTTAAATTGTAACCCTTTACCCAAACCCTAGCcatgattttaatatgaaaaccactgttgtgtaccatggaagaaagacaacatcagggtttggaacttGTATGACAAtccagtcatttgtattgcacatCCTAAATAACTTTGTTCACAGGCGTTATATCCATAAAAGGCTAGGTCAAATTTGATGCATAtgttgtatcaatttgaaatgcagtttgttgattggttggttgtggcagtggggtgtggtcaagcatctctctggagagagagaaagcagtaagggcacttacacctgagttaaattatgtctaacacctgtctctaatttcagtgagcacagggagagcggcataaatagagccacgcAGCACTTagacgggagagagagcctgggcaccacagacgaGAATGAAACAAGagtgttattattataaatgatgagagtgtattttgtgtgtgattGGAGATTAACTTAGTGGATAACGCAAAGACTGTAATTGTGCTGCAGACGCAGAAAATAAAAttccttacctaaacaaggaaagctgcttctcgcctcctcctttacattGGTCTAAAAGTCTTAGCTTCACATACAAGCCAAGTTGTACGATATCTTTCCATTTCACCATCTTGAACGAATAAagctgttcagctgtgacatTAGTTTGTATGCGAATCCGGAAATCTAATTCACCTCATTTTTGTCCTATGGTTTTTATAGTGGCAGTTTTGaatttgagtaaaataaggtctgtggtaaaaatTACTTCAGAtacttggatgttttgttctataaCACAAGTTAAACAGTCATaactaaatgtaaattttgaagccgctgtgttaaaaaaaattaaaaaaaataaattgctaacaagttgcttattaaggactacaactaccacaagcatgTCAGTGTACGTGCCTGACAAAACGGAAAACCGTCATAGTCCTTTAGCaacatactttttaaaacacACTATGGCTTCAAAATTGTGActttgtaatttatgttgtataaCAAAACATCCATGTATCTTCAAGCAATATttatcacagaccttattttactcataaaatcCCACAGGGAACCCATGTATCGAAACTGCTAATTCTCTTCCGGGTATTTGGAATACAACCTGAACAGCTATTATTGCGAGTTCTCAATACTATGTTGAATGTGCTCACCTCAACAACTGTCCTCGGAGGCTCTCTCTCATATGTAGGGCTGTGAAATCCAAAGCATTGAATCGGTTTGttcagatggttcatgtaaataaaGCAACATTTGGAAGTCCAATTAATTTTAGTCATACGGTTCATTTGGATGGTTTATGTtaatgaaccagttcaaataaatgattcagtgGAGCAAAATAtttgataaagattttttttttttatagcttaaATGTTGTTggatactttttgttagtagcttgtagttgTCACGTACTGGCTTAGACTCAATGATGATAGAGAGATGGGTCATATAATACAGGTAAGTTTATTAGTGAATCGGCTGGAACACAGTGTTCAAACAGGTAAGATGATCAGTAGAGAGGTTCTTGAAATGCAGGATGGTATGATAGTAACTGAGGGTTTGCCTTACAGGTTTCCAGAGCGTGCGCACGCACACGAGAAGACAGTGGATGACTGGAGGATAACTGGGATGACTAGATCAAGGTAACAACGCTGGTAGGATATAATAGAAGCTCGTAGTAGGTAGGTTGAGGCAAGAAGTCTTGTAGCATCagacgagtgtgtgtgtgctctgctTAGTGTTGGTGATGAGGGCTGATGAGTATCAGATATGCATGATTAGTACTCCGGTGAGTGTGAAGGCTGAGTGAGCGAGAGCCTGGTGTGAGCGTGACACTACCCACCCCCCCACGGGCCACTCCAAAGGACCGTACACCCCAGTGCCGTGGCCAGCCCCGGCCCCGGCCCCATCCGCGTGGAGCAGGACAATCAGGATGGTTCAAGTGGAAGGTCTGAGTGAGGACCGGATCCAGGATGTCATCTCGAGGTACCCAGGAGCATTCCTTTGGTCCATatccctcccagtcaaccaggtaCTCGAGACGACCCCTACGGTGCCGGGAGTCCAGGACTTCCTTGATGGCATAGATGGGTCCATCATCCTGGAGTAgcagcggggggggggggttattctGCTGTGCCAGGCTCTGTGGAGGAAGCAGACACAGGTGTTAGGTGAATTCTGTGGTGGTGGGGGGTGTAATTGTAGTTTGTACATCACCAGGTTGACCTGTTCCAGGAtggtgaagggaccaatgtatcTGGGATTTAATTTCTTGCAAGGCAGGTGCAACCTGATGTCCTTGGTGGAGAGCCACACTTTCTGTCCGGGCTGAAAGGTGGGAGTCGAGAATCTCCGGGCATTGCCGTTTCCCTTCTGACAGCGCACTGCTCGCTGCAGATGATGATGGGCAGCATCCCAGACCCTCTCACAGAACCAATGGTTGACTGCCAGAGGGTTCCCCAACCCAGAGGAACAATGGCGGCTGGTAGCAGAGTACGCACTGGAATGGTATTAAATCAGTCTCAGATTGGCGGAGTGAGTTCTGGGCGTACTCGGGTCATGCCAGGAACCGGTACCAGGGGTTCTGATGGCTGTGGCAGAAGGTTCAGAGGAAACGTCCTACTTCCTGGATTTTCCTCTCCGTTTGCCCGTTAGTCTGGGGGTGATATCCTGACGAGAGACTGACAGTCACACCCAAGAGCGAGAAGGCGGCTTTCCATACTCTGGAGATGAATTGTGGTCCTCTATCGGAAACGATATCCTCAGGAAGGCCGAAGTACATGAATACATGGTTGAAGAGCAATTCTGTGGTTTCTGTGGCTGAAATGTAGCTCCACGCAACTGTTCCAGTGCAGCAGGGACAAGGGGAAGTGGGTATCGGAACTTGACTGTGATTTTAGAGATCTGTAATCAGTACAGGGCCGCAAACCTCTGCCCTTCTTGGCCACAAAGAAGCTGGAAGCAGCAGGGGATGTGGAATGCCTGATGTGGCCCTGTTTGAGAGCCTCAGTCACATAATCCTCCATGACGTGCTGTTCCGGGAGAGATAACGGTTATATTTCACCTCTGGGCACTGGTTCACCAGGAATCAGGTCAATAGCACAATCCCATGGTCGGTGTGGTAGTAATTGGGAGGCTCATCACGGGCAGAAGACATCCTGGAAGCAGGCATAACATGCAGGAATGTCCACGGATAGTTGATCTGGAGGGCTCTCAATGGAGGTTGAGTGTATCTGCAACAGGTGAACATAGATGTTTGGTCACGGACAGGCATGGAAAGCAGGTAGCATGACAGGTGGAGCCCCACTTCAGG
This DNA window, taken from Myxocyprinus asiaticus isolate MX2 ecotype Aquarium Trade chromosome 37, UBuf_Myxa_2, whole genome shotgun sequence, encodes the following:
- the LOC127427770 gene encoding uncharacterized protein LOC127427770 — encoded protein: MEDYVTEALKQGHIRHSTSPAASSFFVAKKGRVSRQDITPRLTGKRRGKSRNAYSATSRHCSSGLGNPLAVNHWFCERVWDAAHHHLQRAVRCQKGNGNARRFSTPTFQPGQKVWLSTKDIRLHLPCKKLNPRYIGPFTILEQSLAQQNNPPPPLLLQDDGPIYAIKEVLDSRHRRGRLEYLVDWEGYGPKECSWVPRDDILDPVLTQTFHLNHPDCPAPRGWGRGRGWPRHWGVRSFGVARGGVGSVTLTPGSRSLSLHTHRSTNHAYLILISPHHQH